The Chryseobacterium aureum genome contains a region encoding:
- a CDS encoding GLPGLI family protein gives MKSLLFILLGTFMMFAQNNRFIYEVKYKRDSTSKNITKENHYLDITKDDIAYYNRMYFINDSLGLQGFKDYRLTSFLIKKKGNNAYQSYEYIGDVNFYKLAEEPKQQWIITDSIKTSNNFQVQKAITKFGGRSWIAWFSKDIPIPYGPHKFNGLPGLIMELYDIKKDYNFKVIKTEKIPQDYRRLSLESSISRAVPVTQKELDKLKLDLYSNPFKYVLNGNLTLPEGKKLLLDDGTVLSKEELKPAEVKERKKLKAFNNPIELDKAVRYP, from the coding sequence ATGAAAAGCCTACTATTTATATTACTGGGAACATTTATGATGTTTGCCCAAAACAACAGGTTCATATATGAAGTTAAATATAAAAGGGATTCAACTTCAAAGAATATTACCAAAGAAAATCACTATTTGGATATCACAAAAGATGATATAGCTTATTATAACAGAATGTATTTTATTAATGATTCATTAGGTCTCCAAGGTTTTAAAGATTATAGGCTGACCTCGTTTCTCATTAAAAAGAAAGGTAATAATGCATATCAGAGTTATGAGTACATCGGTGATGTAAATTTTTATAAATTAGCAGAAGAACCCAAGCAGCAGTGGATTATTACGGACAGCATCAAAACCTCGAATAACTTTCAGGTTCAAAAAGCCATAACGAAGTTTGGAGGAAGAAGCTGGATTGCATGGTTTTCAAAAGATATCCCGATTCCTTACGGTCCTCATAAATTCAATGGTTTACCAGGATTGATTATGGAACTCTACGATATAAAAAAAGATTATAATTTTAAAGTAATCAAAACCGAAAAAATTCCTCAAGATTACAGGCGTCTTTCATTGGAAAGTTCTATTTCCAGAGCAGTTCCTGTTACTCAGAAAGAACTTGATAAATTAAAGTTAGATCTTTACTCGAATCCATTTAAATATGTTTTGAATGGGAATTTGACTTTACCTGAAGGAAAAAAACTGCTGCTTGATGACGGGACAGTTCTTTCTAAAGAAGAACTGAAACCTGCTGAAGTCAAAGAACGAAAAAAGTTGAAAGCTTTTAATAATCCTATAGAATTAGATAAAGCGGTCAGGTATCCTTGA